The following DNA comes from Hordeum vulgare subsp. vulgare chromosome 3H, MorexV3_pseudomolecules_assembly, whole genome shotgun sequence.
CACAATGATGTTGATGGGATGCACGTTCGACTCCTAATTGAGATCTTCTTCACTGAATCTGAAGGTTTGatcacacaaaacataaaccATGCTAAAAGTTTTACAAGCCTGTCATTTAAGAACCAAGAAATCACTCGAATTGGCTATAACCTATGTTCACAAAAAATACACCGTTAGAACAACTTTGTATTCTTGATTACTCATTTGTATTTGTAGTGAAAGACTTACGTGAGTGAACTGTAAATAAGGTGAAACATTCAAATTGTTACTATTTTCTTGTGTGcgatgaaaaaaaattaaaaacataaTGAATTGGAAGATATTTAGGCCTGTGAACAAATATTGACCGAAAGCCAAAGAAGGCCGGAAGCAAATCTTGAATATTTAAGCAGTACTAATAAAGTCTTAAAGAAATAATGTACAAAAGGGGAAGATAAAATGATTTGCACTAAATGGATACCAGTATTGCTTTAAGAAAATAAACATAATATTGAATTCACATTTTCTAGAACTTGTACCCCCATATCGCATTGAAAATCAGTGGTACCTTCACATTGGCACATGAACAATAGCCTTCGCCTCAGGGGAAGTGAGGAAACCAGGAAGATATTGGCATGTTATCATATAATGTAGGAGTCTACAAAGAAACTGGTACTAAGAAACTGGCTAATATATCGTTGTATTCTTTTGATATGTATGTTTGCTGAAATATATTGGGGATTCACAATGCTCGATATCAGACACATGAAGGTAGACTGAAATTAGTACGAAGGTGTCCAATCGCCTAATTCTATCAGTACATCACCAATTATTATTGTGAAGCATACAATTGAGCCAAATCAGTTAACACCCTTTGTCAATCGGATGAACACGGACCAGTCAAGGATGACAATAGCTAAGAAGACATAATATAGCAAAGAAAACATTGGCTATCAACACAACTTCTTCACTTGAGAGGACCTAGATATGGATAATAGGAAGATCGTGCTTATCAAAAATTAGCTAGACCTGTGTCTCTAAAAAATTATCTAGACCCGATGCATGGGGTGAAAGAACTGTCACAAGGCGAGTCGTGTGAGGCGTATGGTGGCGGCAGCCGACTGGAGGAACGACCGGCGGAGACGGGGCCAAGCGCTCCAGGATAGGCCGACGACCGTAGAGGTGTGAATCAGGCTGCAAGTGGGACGACCTGCGGCCGCGAGCGTCCCACATGCTGCTGCATGTGCCCACATAGTTAAGTGGGATTACGTGGGCAGCCCACACATAAATTATGTGGGCTGCCACATGCCCATAGAATTTAAAAACGCAAGTACATAATTCACAGGTTGTagtacaaaatttaaacaatacaATGCCCACATATCATGTCCACATACCCATATACTCTACAAATCACATATTTCATTAGAGGCTACCTGGTCGACTATTACATAATTTGAGCAGCACAAAACCATTACATAAGttcttattttttctaaaatGTTCCAAACATCAACctggcatcctttcttcaagaagTAGCAGCGCATATTCCCTACCTAGATTGTCCATCAGCCCATGTTGAAGCTCACTAAAACAAAGTAAATTTGCAGGAGGTTATGCAAGAACAGAACTACTAAATTCGCAATTGCCAAGAACTTAAGATGGGCACATGGCTGTTATGTAGGTTGAAAGTAGTCAAAGCACTAAAATGTAACATAGAGTATATTAGAACAAATGAGGAAGAACAATCAGGAAAGGATAACATGTTAGTTAAATGCTTGAGAACAGGTAAATGTTCAAAACAGAAACAAGAAACAATCCTTCGAACTGAATTCGTAAAGGATTACAAACAAACAGTTAAATGCTTCATAGGCAAGCACTGCAGCTAACAGCTAGTTGATAAAAGAAAGTAAGAAACAGTGATTATCATGGGGGCATCACATATACCTTGATCTTCTTACTATGGCTCTAATGATGCGCCCTCGTATCTTTCTGGatctggaaaacacaaaacacaaaaCACGTAAATTATTATATTAACTATGTTTATCAATTTTGTGAAGATTAAAAGAAAAATTGTAGAATTATCATGTAAAAGAATTCAATTAAGTACTTAGCAAAACTGCAGCACAAATTCAGTTATGACAGTGTAAAAGATGCAGAACATTTAGTAtacttttttttttagaaaaggaggatgaccccgggCCTCTGTATCAgggagatgcatgcggccattttattgattattcttgaggaccttacaaagtattacaacaatatgtctgaatccgTCATATTCACAacatctgtcgctactcctatccatatgatgaaggggtgctagCTGGGCCACATACCCAGATCActtacctaagcctaacatcaaaAGTCGGAAGCCCCAGCAGATCCGGTCAAGCCATCTGCCACATACCGGGTCTAGGGCACAAAACCGATCTGACGCACTCGTGTGCtatcgccgccatcttccaccaGTCCGTCTTCAGAGCAAATATTGAGGCTTCTACCTTGTGTAGCCACTCTGCCATTGACGTCATCATGACGCCAGATAGCTACCTCCTCCTGCGCGAGTACATCTCCACGCATCGGACGCCGAGTCCCCACAGCGCCATGCCGCCGATATCCGCCGCCATCAATGTGTGAGATGAAGCACCGCTCAACCATTCCTCCAGCTAGCACttgctccaaaacgatgccccCAGGAGGGAGGCGATAAAACGCCATCATCGTCCGATCCAGGAAGAcccagatctagggtttcccccggagcatCCAGAGCCTGATGACGCAAACAGCAATGCCGTTGCTCCACCAGACGAGTGCCGCCGACGTCACAGCCTCCAAGATGTAGCAGGCCAAAATGCGCCGACATCGaaccgccgccacctccaccaccgctTGAGCAGCCCCCGAGCAACGCCTTCAGGAAGGAACACGCCACCGCGGTGTCGTCGTCGCTTGGACCAAGGGGATATGAGGTTTTCACCTGAGCTCCTGGGAGGGGTGGAAGGAAGGGGATCCTCTCCAAAGCCTCCAACAAGGGGAACAACACCCAAAGGCGCTGCCTTCGGAGTGGCCGCCGCACCGGCCAAGCGactcccccggaacccttccaacCACCGGATCTGCAGGGCCAGCACCCAAGAACAGCGAGAAGCCATCTGGGGCCGGATCCGCTGCAGATCGGAGTAGATCGGGGTCGACGAGAAGCAACACCATGGCCACCAGCATCCAGCGAGGACCTCCGCCGCAGCCGCTGCCACCCCCCGCGCCGTCCGGGTCAAAGATGGATCCACCGACCGCGTACAGGGGCCACCACCGCCTGCACCCGCCGGAGCACCGCCGCTAGCCCAGCGCCCGCCACCGCCTGCCGCGGGCCGCCGCCGTGCGCCCCACTCCCCGCCACCGCTCGCCGAGGCCTGCCCCCTCGCGCCCGATCGCGATCGCCACAAGCCACCGCCGTCAACCACCTAGATCCGCCGTCCGCGCAGGAAGGGATCCGGGTAAGGgagtcccccgccgccgccgtttGCCACACGTGTTTTACCGGGGGCGTCACCCAACAGCGGCGAGGAGGGGAGGATGAGAGAGCGGCGGCGGCGCCTAGGGCTTGGGCAATTAGTATACATGCAATTCAGATTAATGTTTTAACAAAACTGCATCACAAATTCAGTTATGACAATTTAGTTTTTTAGTTGCATTTCATTAACAATCATTAGGAAAGGTGAGCCACTATGACAGTATCATATCTCTGCCTGACTGCCTCTCTAggcaaagcacaacaacaacTGTTATTGTTCTATGAATGTTTACTCCTGAAACTTTACAAACAGTGGATATGTGTAGGCTCAATCAGTGAATCTCATCTCATGGATACCGAAAGAAGCATTGCAAAACGGAGTCTAGACATTCATTAAGCAGAATGCAGAATTCAGCAAGCAAACCAGcaaccaaacttttcactaataaGGAGAAGAATTCAGGCTATCAAATTCGTGGGTACCTTGGCATGTTCTTCGTTCTTGGATAGGACTCAAAGAAgaaatattcttcttcttcttgcggcCAGACCTTGGAAGTTCATGTCCAGGTCGCTTCTTGCGAGCCTCGCCGATGACGGACATGGTGGAGGTTGACAGCGGCGTTGTGGCGGGCATGGAGGATATTGTCGACTGCACGAATCCGACCGTGGGGGAGTTTGACGGATGCGCTGGTCCACACCGTGTGGACGACTGCATCTGCAGGGCAGCAACCGAACGACTAAGATGACATGCACTGCAGGAGAGGCCGCCGCCGTCGACGGCGGCGGGGTGAAGCGGGCCGGGGCGAGCGGCTAGCGGTGGCGACGGGGTGAAGGGGGCCGTGGCGACCAGTTGGCAGCGGCGACGGGGTGaagggggccgcggcaaccagttGGCGGCAGCGGCAGCATGAagggggtcggggcgagcggttgGCGGCGGCTGCATGAAGGGGGTTGAGGCGAGCGGCTGGCGGCGGCTGCGTGAAGGGGGTTGAGGCGAGCGGCTGGCGATGACAGCGTGAAGGGTGCCGGGGCGAGCGGCTGGCGGCGACAGCGTGAATGGGAGGCAGGACGAAGCGGCGAACGCCGCGAGGGCTGAGTGGCGAACGTGGGAGCAGTTGGCAGGGCGAGAGAGAACATGCGGGGCGATACGTAGGGGTGGGGATCATCGTTTCTTAAGTGAGGTTAATCTCTACTGTTAAAGGGATCTGCCGTCGTCCTGATGGTTCAACCTGGTTCGACCTTCCCTCACAGGCTCGCACACACGCACTAAAAGTAGCAACCCACAAGGCCACGACCCCCTGCAAAAACtgaaaaactgaaaagaaaaaaacCCACGTCGCAAGGCCCACATCCCACATCCCATCTTCCCCAAGCCCCAAACCCCTCGTCCCCAATCCCGTGACTCCTCCGGAGAAAAATCgtcgccgccggcctcctccaaTCTCGCGACTCCTCCCGAGACAAATCACCGCCATTGACCgcggtccgaggaatccgacgatATGGCGGCCAAGACCAACTGCAGCGCCGCCGCCATTGCATCGGAGGAGGAGTCTCGTCGCCTCCTTGAACCAGAATCAGCGGCTAGGCCTTCCGTGCTGCCTGCTCCGGCTGATGGCGAAGCAAAGTCAAGCAGGCACCGCCGCGCCTGCAACTGGCTGCGGCCGCTGTCCCCTCGTTCCCTGACATGCGCCGGTGCGTCTTGTGGGATGCGCGACGCCCTCTGGTTCCTTTGATCTGGAGTCCCTCTTTCCCCTCGTTCCCCTCTGGTTTGATCGAGGTGGTTGGTGGTGCTGATTGGAGCAGTGGCTGAGGGTTGGATGGGGTGGTACTGGTGGTGTGGGTGGAACTGTGGCACACCGCTATGCTGGCCTAGCCGCAGCGATGGACGGAGGTGGAGATGAAGAAGTGTGTGGGAAGAATAAGAAGGTGCCAGGTGGAGCGGTATGCGAGCTACGGTAGTGGGGGTGGCAGCAGAGGTCGAGGTggagggtggtggaggaggagaagtatgccttagtagcatgcGTAGGGTGCTTGCTGGAATGCCCATGCTGATGGGCGCCACTGCTCTCACCGCGCGGGGTTAATTTCACCGTCCACTCCGACCACGCCACCGTTGTCACGATCTGCCTCTTCACGCAGACAATCTCAAGGCGGAGTACAGTTCAGATTTTCGTGTGTTGTGTGCCCTTCTTTGTCTATGATTTGAGTTTTGTGTGGCATGGGGCACCGAGGAGGTTCCCCTTGATTCCTTGATAGAACAGACGTGGAGTGCGACATGTATTCCTCGTGCGCAAGCTACAGAATATGATTTACATGTACATGTATTTGGCACCTTTGCCCCTATTTCGGACAGTACTTTGATGCTTCCAATATCATAGGGGTTCCTCATGCAAAATTGATGATATGTCAGCTTTTGTTTCTGAATTAATACGTAGGAGCTCATTTCCTCTGTCTTTTGTGTTGCAAGCATAGGGGAGTGCGTGTGGGTTCTTGTGCCCTTGTGTACTTGTGTTATTGTGTATGTACTATTGGTCAGCTGCTCCATGATATGGCTCTGCATGGAGTACGGTGAAGGAGCAAACAATTATGCTTCATGCAGCCCTGAAGCAAGCCAATGGGAGGAAAAGGAAAGATAATTTACTAATAGCTAACCTACTTGTCTATTTCTCAAATTCCTTTAAATTACATGATCTGGCTGCATGGCATACCTTCATTTTGGGTTTCTTAATTTTGCAAAGTGGCGATGTAGCATTACATGGCAATTAGACCATAAAATCAAATTTGGTTAAAAATCATAATTCCTCATTGACATCGAGGAGGTCGTGTCGCCCACCCGTGGCTTCTACATTGTTGGTCCCCGAGACCACCTCTACGTGCTCCGTGACAAGGCCATCGCGCACAGGTCTTTACCTGCAGCATTATTGGCATCGTCTTCACCGTCTCCAGCAAGACGCTTGTGTTCATGCTTCTGATCGCCATGGTGGCGCTGAAGGAGGACATGTTGATGCCTGCTATGCCCCAGCCCCACACACTGTGTATTCCTTGCTTTATGCAGAAGCAGATtacatgtactccctctgtaaactaatataagtatTTAGCTCATtaaaaatagtgatctaaacactcttatattagtttacggagggagtacttcttaaACTCATTACTGGTTCTTGTGATGTTCCTTTCCTTCATGATTATACACTACAAAATAACTGGATTTTTTTTACTATAGCAAAAACCAGATCTTATGACAAGCTAATGAATTTGCATTCATCCAATTGTCATGTATAGTCAGATCATACTATCTCTGCTAGAAGGTTGATATATGTATGACTTCATCATAGGAGCTTCAAATAACTTGTGCGGCTACTATTTCTGGAGAAGGTGAATGCATAGATGGCTTTATTGACTAATTCTTGAGTTACTCCTCTCCTGGAGAAACTACTAACCTTTATCAAGTGTAGTTGCCAACAGATTTTTTGAACTTTAACTTACGTATATGCCCCCCTGCATATTTTgtagatcttgggtgttcgtaTTTCAACGAACTAATTAAGCACAATCACTAGAGCACAATGAGAGTTACTCTTGTACAGTTACAGATATACCATTTATGCATTCACCTTGTACATTTTCTGGTTGACATGTCAATATATTTTTCTCTTTACTGACAGCTATGATCTCCATTTCATGTCAATTGCAACAGGATAATGGTAGAAGATATGGCAGTTATTCTAGAACAGAAATTTGATGCTATTTTTAATCTAGGACAACATTCTTAGTAGTTCTGTCTTCGAGTATtgaaaaataatcaactatcAGAAGTTTGTGTGTTTATTTTTCCATAGGCGTTTGAACTTACCAAGTGTGAAAAGGTAAAAAAACATTAGAAAGAAAATGAGATTGGGTGGGTGAACTAATTTAGCTCTCAACCAAAGTTTGCAGTACTATCGGTTCACACGTTTGCACAGAATAGTACTTTGATAAGAGCTTAAGTCGGACTTTTTCTCCTTTATAGTATTAGCATTAGTATACACGTAAGCAGTCTGGACAATGTGACAAATAGTAAGCATTACTATATCTTGTTTCATCTAATAATAGAGAACTACTACAAATGATACCGACATGTGAAAAAAATGAAGACACTAAAATGTTACACAATGTGGAGAATCGCACATCACAACGGAGTGGAGGCaaccaaaattatttaaaaattagAGTGGTGGATCAGGGAGGAAAGATAGACGGCGTCATATATTGTGATTGTTTTATGTGTGTTAAAGATATATGGAATACGATTTAAAAAATGATATATGAAATGCATGGGCAATATGGCATTATCTCTTGAAATAAGTGCTTATGGTTTGTGCATTAAGATATATTTCGTTTATATCTTGGAAATCTTATTATTAGTTTCGTGCTATACTATGTTGATGTCAAATTATTTAAAATATCTTTTTCCAAGCTTTGTAAGAGTGGTGTGTCATAAGAAATATTCCAACTTTAAGGTGACGAGAAATTCTATCACAACACTAGTATGTGCGTGCATATGTGAAGGAACATATTGCAAGATGTTTAATATGATCATATATTGGTAGACCATATGAATCATGAAGGAAATACATAAAAGTTGGAGAAGGGTGACATCTGACAACATATTGAGTACGTTATTACCATGTTAAGTGGATTAAGTATAGGGAAGAGTGATGAAGGCATAGTGACGACAATCAGGGGTGAAGTTAAGGGGCAGGTAGAGAGCGGAGATGTCGttctatcttcttgttgtggtgGCCAAGTGGTAAAACAGACATGGAAAATTGGTTATGGAAGACAATTTTATATGCCTTCTTGCAATTGTGATATCTCTCTCAGAGTACACCATCAATGTAAATCTCAATGCAAAAAAGATAGACTATGTCGGTGAGCAGAGCAGCAGAAAATCTGAGGTGGGATAGGTAATGGGAAGAAGATAGATGAAGGCCACAACTTGTATTTCTATGGTCATGGTATATTTCTGTTGATACAAGCACTCATGCTGATTATTGCTGCCAATTTCTTTTTGCACACAACTAAGATTTTAGTAATACAGAAGGAGCATCAGGAATATAAATAGTTTCAGGAATTACATATGTTCGTAAGATGCTTTGAATAGTCGGCATCGCTGAATTGTACATCTAAACTTTCATTTGCATAAATTAACTGAACTCTGTTACAAATTTTGTATCATATTCAGGTTAAGTTTAGTTCATATATGCCATTCAATGAGCTTTGGTCGACCATTCTTTCTTCTCCTATATTGTTCGTGATCTCATAATGAACAAAATCCCAGTTTTGGTTTGCGTCGTCTTAATCAATTATCCATTGTACTTGaatttaaaataagttcaaagtaGGCTATTCATTGTTATCTTTGCATATTTTTGGTTCTAATGTCTTTTGTATTTGTGCAGTATTCGGCGCTAACATACAACATGTCAACTTATGCAGAAGAGAAGTGCCCCATCACTCGAGGCTAGGTAAACATTATTCGGTCTAGAACATGTCTTACAAGATTAAACTTGGAATTTTGCTTCAATTTCAAAAATTTATTTAGTGAAATCTTCATGCATTTGTTTGTTTTGAAAAAGCCATGATTTTACCAGAGAATGGAATGTTCATGTGTAGTCGTACGAGTAGTAGTACTTTAGCATTTAATTGTGTTCACATGAATAGAAATTTGGCTGCCGGGGTCTCATGGTAAGCAAAAATAAATATTGCCTCATTGTTTGTCGTTTGTCTCTTGTGGTCATAGTGTATTTAAGGCCATATAACTTTCTATCGTTGGGAATTACACATTCACATGTATGTAGAAACAATAACATTAAGTTTCTTTCAGCCTTTGGGTGTACTAGAAACTTCCTGGTACTCGGAATATTTCATCACATCATGCGGGAATACAAAACCTAAAAAATCCAAGACGTATAAATAATTTGTTGTAAATCCATTAAACAACGCCTGCCAGGAGTACTATCAAAGGCTCTTTGACAGACCTAATATTAACCAGTTAactattttttccttctcttagTTTTGCACCACTATGTTCTTATTCATGGAGCCTTCGGTACCATATATATTTATAGAGGTGAATAGTAGGCTATTCTTTCTTTTAATGACATTGACAACCTACTCGGATAGTATAGTATAACCTCTTCTTAACTCTAATTTAATAACAAACATCATAGTAGCGAAATTAGTTTCTGGAAAGCACTCCTATAAGATGAGCCTTTTGAGATGTACCAAGCATTGGAAATCTTCTCATGTCATTTAAATTAAGTGCATAGTGCAGGGATATATTTTTTGATTCACCACATGGAGAGCCCATCGAGAACAATTTTTGAAGGTAAGTATCCTCATCCAAGGTGTGATGTTGTTTGAAATTTGTGAACAATAAGTTTGCTCAGGGAGTATTTTCTTTCCTTCTATAGTATTCTCAATAAGGGATTTTTCATGGCCTTGATGATATATACAAACCATATTGGTATTATTTTTAGCATGCTTTGGAGTGAAATACAATAACTACGGAATGATGTTTAAATAATTTCTATTTTGGTTCGGCGATGagtttgtttttttttatttccttcttGGTTCAGTTTGGAACCAACCTTCTAAGTAACTGGAATTTGATTTATAATATTAGGTCAGTGATTGCATTGTAAAAGATTGGCTTATGTTATTTGACCCTTGACATTATTTTCTTGTTGTCTGTATGAACCAGAAACAAATATAGTGCAAATATCTAAAGTGAGATGGTTTATTTTTTTCGCTCCCTTTTCAGGTGCTTGCAACATGGTTTTATTTCGGGATATGATAATGAAATGGAAAGAACCAGCTTCCCTTGTAGATGCCAATACCAAGGCTGTAAAGATGATTTTGTCTCTCAAATGGCCTTGCAGAAGGGACGAGAATAAAAGATATAAAACATTTCATGTGTAGTTATGACTGGTAAACATGCCAGCTATGTATTGCTACTGCACCACTATGACCGCACCAAATAGTTCAAGGTTCACCGTTTGGTGCTGGAAAAATATATGCATAGAACTATTGATGCACACCCTAGGTTGTACATGAAATTCTGGGCAGATCTAGAGGGGTTAGACTTACATAGCAGATTTTCTATTTCAGTTTGCCTATGCTCTAGAAAATTGAAATGTTGTACCCCATGACGCTTTCAAATAAAATGGTTCTACTGAGCAGCTTTTATGAGTTTTGAAAGATGTGCATTTAACCTATATACAATCTTGCGATCCTTCCTACACTGCCTGGAGGGCTAACAAGTTTCTATGAGTTTTCCTTTTGTAAGATGGATATTTGTGCTTAAGAACTTATATTGATTTATTCTTGCCTTCTTGTACATAGAGAGAATACCAGAAGTTTATGGTTCCTCATATTGGAGTGAGGCTTTTATTGCATGGAAATTACAACACGAAAACTCTTACCAAAGCTTAGAAGGGTtgcaaggaggaagagaagatGTTTCCTCAAACTGAATTTTGTAAAAAAAAAGCGTATGGTCTGGCTACTAATTTATTCAGTAATATATGTGCTATGTGGCATACAATTATACCATATGAAACATATCTGAATATAGATGTggaagtttttctttttttggaacAATCCACGTATAGCtgaaaaaattgaattttttgGAAGTTTTTTGTAGTTTTGAAATGAGTATGAGATTTTTAAATTAGGATGGagattatatattttttttatttattcaatttgggtGGAAAAGATATATCTCAAAGTTGGATGGAGAAGAGACCCTATCTTGGTCCTCATTCATTGCGTAGCACAAAGCAATGGCAAGAAGCTAGACTTTCTAATTTGAGTCATCATCATTTGAATGCGAGTTACGTAGGATTTGAACTTTTGATGCACTAATAAGTATAAGATGATATTTGTCCCAACACACTCATAAGTCACATGTGCAAGGTTGTCAAGCACCATAATTTTTTATtaatccgtggcaacgcacgggcattcgaCTAGTCTCTACtaataaaagcacgagagggcagatccaaaTCACGATCTCAGCCGTCTATTCACTTAATCAAGGGTCTAAACACGTCGTTAACGAAACTGACGTTTTCGTCTCTACTAATAAAAGCATGAGAGGGCAGATCCAAATCACGATCTCAGCCGTCTATTCACTTAATCAAGGGTCTAAACACGTCGTTAATGAAACTGACGTTTTCGTTAGCGCTAATCAATCCCTCGCTCGCACGCGAATAGTCCTCGCACGCTCGACCGCCTCCTCCTGGTCAGCCCGCTCGCCGCGCCTCCTTCCCCGCTTGCCACGACCCTCCCTCCCGCCGCTCGCCGCGACCCCTCCCACCGCTCGCCgcgcctcctcccgccgccgcgACCCCTCCCCCCCCGCTCGCCGCGACTCCTACCGCCCGGTTCCGCCGGCGCCCCCGCGCACTCGCTGCCGTGCCGCTCGGTAACGCtgtcgctgccgccgccgcccccgcacACTCGGTTCTGCCTCCGCCGTCCGCTGATCTACTCATCGAGCAAAAGGAGCGATGCGAGTTTGAGGTCAACGTGATCTCGCCTTCGCCCGCAACCGCACGTGACGTGGTTGGTGCCCCTCGTCCCGTCGCTGCAACCCCTCCCCCCGCCACTCGCCGCGCCTCCTCCCCCCGCTCGCCGCaccgcgcctcctcctcctcccgctggCCCCGCTCACCGCGCCGTGCATCACCCCGCTCACCGAGCCTACACACCGCTCCTTCTCGCCGCGAACCCCTCGGTCACGTCGGGCCGCTCCTCGCCGCCAACCGCCGCACACGACGCTGCAGGGGCTATGCTGACCGGCAGGGAGAGCCTGGTCCACCTCATCGGCCGTCGCCGCAGCACCCTCCTCTCCGCCCacctcgccgtcgtcctcctctcgCCCTCCCGCTCCACCTCCCACCCAAACCCCAAGCTACCCGCCGgtcctcttctacccatgccatcTGTCTCATGCTTAATGCTCCTCTGATTTTCTCCAGGCCGATGACGCGGGCGCGGGTATGGGTGAGGCGAAGGGTGAAGCGGCCGTTGTTGCCCCTTCTTTGTTCGGAGGGAGCGCCGGCTCGGAGCAGGTGGCGTGCCCCGTCTGTCGTGAGTTCATCCCCGGCTCCGACTACTGCATCAACAGTTCAACACCCACCAGTTCCCCAGAATCAGTGGAACACTCACTTCTCTTGTAAGCTTGCTTAGCCGTGGTGCTATTCCTAATACTTCTTGCGTTGACCTTGACAAAATATTTGCTGGACAATCACAACCCAAGTACGTAAATGCCTAGCTCCACCCGGTTAGGTACTTTTTTATTACAAGTTCATGTTCATGTGCTTGCCTGCTTCTGCAGTCGTGCTCATTTGTTGTCATTTTCAGTCAATCACCGGCTTAACCATGCATACTGTCTTGTGTCTTGGTTGATTCAGTAGGATAATTCGGCTCTATTCAGTTTTGCTCTGGGTGTAAGGGGATGCATAGGAAGATTTGTCATGCTTTAACAATGCTATAATGTTCTGAAGAATTCGTTTTTCACATGAACTGTGTAGATATATGCCTCACGAGAGGACCGAAATGGAAGTTCTAGAGCAGCTTTCTCGATTTCAGATTCAGTACAAAAACAGTTGAGCCTACTCACGACATAGTGACCAATGTTCACAAGGCACAAAACAAGGGACTGACGAATGGAGATGTATGTACTGACAGAGAATTTTGCTCAATGAATAGTGGCACCGGAAGTCCGGAGAATAGGGCAACCGCCTTATTAACCGGTTGCCTGGATGGTTCACCTGGCATCTTCGAGATGCATAATACGGTGTACACCTTCAAATGCTGGTTTGGCAATTACGAAGAACGTTGAAAATGACGATGCAGTTGAGAAGGCCTCTTCCTTCTCACTCTCAGGAGGAAGAACTTCTGTCGGTACAGATGCATCTCCAAACGCAGATTCTAGCACCACGTTAGCTGTTAAAACTGTCATAGTGGGCCAGAGATTCCGTGAAAACTTTAAACTACAAGAAGGCATGAGCATTACTATTTTAAAAGACCCCCAGAATGCCAAGGAGCCTGATGCTGTCAAGGTTTCCATACTttatgaattagttttattttctgttggCATCTCattcatgttgattttttttcttaatACCATGGATAGGTGCTTTATGCAGGGTCTGATTGTGGGCAGATGCTTGGGTATGTGCCTCAGCTGGCTAAAGTCTTGGCTCCTCTACTggacacacattt
Coding sequences within:
- the LOC123440260 gene encoding uncharacterized protein LOC123440260, whose protein sequence is MQPPPTARPDPLHAAAAANWLPRPPSPRRRCQLVATAPFTPSPPLAARPGPLHPAAVDGGGLSCSACHLSRSVAALQMQSSTRCGPAHPSNSPTVGFVQSTISSMPATTPLSTSTMSVIGEARKKRPGHELPRSGRKKKKNISSLSPIQERRTCQDPERYEGASLEP
- the LOC123441910 gene encoding fanconi-associated nuclease 1 homolog → MLTGRESLVHLIGRRRSTLLSAHLAVVLLSPSRSTSLLQADDAGAGMGEAKGEAAVVAPSLFGGSAGSEQVACPVCREFIPGSDYCINSSTPTSSPESVEHSLLLYMPHERTEMEVLEQLSRFQIQYKNS